One genomic window of Coffea eugenioides isolate CCC68of chromosome 1, Ceug_1.0, whole genome shotgun sequence includes the following:
- the LOC113774165 gene encoding putative lipid-transfer protein DIR1 has translation MAEMGSGIGSKTVAVAVMLVVLVGLGCPEWSRAMSLCNMDEKGLMACKPSVTPPPPDPVDPTSDCCDALKGADLKCLCSYKNSFTLPSLGIDPDLALALPSKCNLALPPDC, from the coding sequence ATGGCGGAGATGGGAAGTGGAATTGGAAGCAAAACAGTGGCAGTAGCAGTAATGCTGGTGGTGCTGGTGGGACTGGGATGCCCTGAATGGTCAAGGGCTATGAGCTTGTGTAACATGGACGAGAAGGGACTAATGGCATGCAAGCCATCAGTGACACCACCACCGCCCGACCCGGTCGATCCCACCTCCGATTGTTGCGATGCCCTCAAAGGGGCGGACTTGAAATGCTTGTGTTCTTATAAGAACTCCTTCACGTTGCCGTCTCTTGGGATTGATCCTGACCTTGCCTTGGCACTCCCATCCAAATGCAACCTCGCCCTTCCTCCAGATTGTTAA
- the LOC113762567 gene encoding uncharacterized protein At5g48480: MAQEAHNAGAAPNGAAVKEVVFKVAKPWLFVEAPKANDAVQFYKVAFGAEEVNRTVHPKRKAEQELPLLLSAELKLGSFSFLVSDLIADDSRAPVKTVGGGVAFCLETEEVEAAVEKAVGAGAISEDVSEADCCGGDGRVVKLKDPYGNVWLVCSPASASADVEA, encoded by the exons ATGGCGCAGGAGGCTCACAACGCAGGCGCTGCACCCAACGGAGCGGCTGTGAAGGAGGTGGTTTTCAAGGTGGCGAAGCCGTGGCTGTTCGTGGAGGCACCAAAGGCGAACGACGCCGTACAGTTTTACAAGGTGGCATTTGGAGCCGAAGAGGTTAACCGTACTGTGCATCCTAAGAGGAAGGCCGAGCAGGAGCTTCCTCTCCTTCTTTCTGCTGAACTCAAGCTTGGTTCCTTTTCCTTCCTCGTCTCTGACCTCATTGCTGATGACTCCCGTGCTCC AGTGAAAACAGTTGGAGGCGGAGTGGCTTTCTGCCTGGAGACTGAGGAGGTTGAAGCTGCGGTGGAGAAGGCTGTGGGTGCCGGAGCCATCTCGGAGGATGTGAGTGAGGCTGATTGTTGCGGTGGTGATGGGCGCGTGGTGAAGCTCAAGGATCCGTACGGAAATGTTTGGCTGGTTTGCTCGCCTGCGAGTGCCTCTGCTGACGTGGAGGCTTAA